The Microbacter sp. GSS18 genome has a segment encoding these proteins:
- a CDS encoding deoxyguanosinetriphosphate triphosphohydrolase, with amino-acid sequence MAGESRSSGAATWRPDGYDDRDAERFGAERHRSQRDDFARDRARVLHSAALRRLAAKTQVLSPASPADFARNRLTHSLEVAQVGRELATALDLAADVVDTACLSHDLGHPPFGHNGERALNDWAEDIGGFEGNAQTLRIVSRLEPKVIGEDGTSLGLNLTRASLDATCKYPWTSEHPLPDPGGRLKYGVYPDDEAVFRWMRQDAPGRVRCIEAEVMDLSDDIAYSVHDFEDAIMNGYLDPALLADPAEHEALLDAIQSWVGFDFARDELADSLYRLMRMPVWIDRFDGSRPALAGLKNLTSDLIGRFARAATHATRESYATPSLTRYRAHVVVPRVIEAEMAVLKGIIGAVVVSIDGRKELYKEQRRVLKRLATALWERPGELDAIHGADFRAAESDRDRRRVVVDQVASLTDQLAISWHGRLVGDVDAASLGIWAPGARPGPSVRAEVG; translated from the coding sequence GTGGCGGGTGAGTCCCGCTCGTCGGGGGCGGCGACGTGGCGACCCGACGGCTACGACGACCGGGATGCCGAGCGCTTCGGCGCCGAGCGGCATCGCTCACAGCGGGACGACTTCGCGCGCGATCGCGCTCGGGTGCTGCACTCCGCGGCGCTGCGGCGGCTCGCCGCCAAGACGCAGGTGCTCAGCCCCGCCTCCCCGGCGGACTTCGCACGCAACCGCCTCACGCACTCGCTCGAGGTCGCGCAGGTCGGCCGTGAACTGGCCACCGCGCTCGATCTCGCGGCGGACGTCGTCGACACCGCGTGCCTCAGCCATGACCTCGGGCATCCGCCCTTCGGCCACAACGGCGAGCGCGCTCTCAACGACTGGGCCGAGGACATCGGCGGCTTCGAGGGGAATGCGCAGACCTTGCGGATCGTGTCGCGGCTCGAGCCGAAAGTGATCGGCGAGGACGGCACGAGCCTGGGACTCAACCTCACCCGCGCCAGCCTCGACGCCACGTGCAAGTATCCGTGGACGAGCGAGCATCCGCTCCCCGATCCCGGCGGCCGGCTCAAGTACGGCGTGTACCCCGACGACGAGGCTGTCTTCCGGTGGATGCGCCAGGACGCACCCGGTCGTGTGCGCTGCATCGAAGCCGAGGTCATGGACCTCTCGGACGACATCGCGTACTCGGTGCACGACTTCGAGGACGCCATCATGAACGGCTATCTCGATCCGGCGCTTCTGGCCGACCCCGCCGAGCACGAGGCGCTGCTCGACGCCATCCAGTCCTGGGTCGGATTCGACTTCGCCCGCGACGAGCTCGCCGACTCGCTCTACCGTCTGATGCGGATGCCAGTGTGGATCGACCGGTTCGACGGCTCTCGGCCGGCGCTGGCCGGCCTCAAGAACCTCACCAGCGACCTCATCGGGCGCTTCGCGCGGGCCGCGACACACGCGACCCGTGAGTCGTACGCGACTCCGTCGCTCACGCGCTACCGTGCCCATGTGGTCGTCCCGCGCGTCATCGAGGCCGAGATGGCCGTGCTCAAGGGGATCATCGGCGCGGTGGTCGTCTCGATCGACGGCCGCAAGGAGCTCTACAAGGAGCAGCGGCGCGTCCTCAAGCGGCTGGCGACGGCCCTGTGGGAGCGGCCCGGAGAGCTCGATGCCATCCACGGCGCGGACTTCCGGGCGGCCGAGTCCGATCGTGACCGGCGGCGTGTCGTCGTCGACCAGGTGGCGAGCCTGACCGATCAGCTCGCCATCTCATGGCACGGTCGTCTCGTGGGCGATGTCGATGCGGCCTCCCTCGGCATCTGGGCGCCGGGAGCCAGACCCGGCCCCTCCGTGCGCGCCGAGGTCGGCTGA
- the dusB gene encoding tRNA dihydrouridine synthase DusB, with protein MSTALAPARTLRIGPIELDAPVVLAPMAGITNTAFRRLCREYGAGLYVSEMITSRALVERNATTMRLITHHESETPRSIQLYGVDPATVESAVRVLVEEDRADHIDLNFGCPVPKVTRKGGGAALPWKLELFRDIVTRAARAAGDIPLTVKMRKGIDADHLTYLDAGRIAEDAGVAAVALHARTAAEFYSGQADWSAIATLKQAVTSIPVLGNGDIWSAADAERMMAETGCDGVVVGRGCLGRPWLFGDLARTLGALGAAPGEPVDATLGFVARAFRRHAELLVEFFDDEGRGCRDIRKHVAWYFKGYPVGGDTRARLATASSLAEIDEILATLDLDAPYPGAAAEGQRGRAGTPKRPALPHGWLESRDLGAEASTAMCEAELDHSGG; from the coding sequence ATGTCCACTGCCCTCGCACCCGCCCGCACCCTGCGCATCGGCCCGATCGAGCTCGATGCGCCCGTCGTGCTCGCGCCGATGGCGGGCATCACGAACACCGCCTTCCGGCGCCTGTGCCGCGAGTACGGGGCCGGGCTGTACGTCAGCGAGATGATCACGTCGCGTGCGCTCGTCGAGCGCAACGCCACGACGATGCGGCTGATCACGCATCACGAGTCCGAGACGCCCCGCTCGATCCAGCTGTACGGCGTCGACCCTGCGACCGTCGAGTCCGCGGTGCGCGTGCTGGTCGAGGAGGACCGTGCCGATCACATCGACCTGAACTTCGGCTGCCCCGTGCCCAAGGTCACCCGCAAGGGCGGCGGTGCTGCCCTGCCGTGGAAGCTCGAGCTGTTCCGCGACATCGTGACCCGCGCCGCGCGCGCGGCCGGCGACATCCCGCTGACGGTCAAGATGCGCAAGGGCATCGACGCCGACCACCTGACGTACCTCGATGCCGGGCGCATCGCCGAGGACGCCGGGGTCGCCGCCGTCGCGCTGCATGCGCGGACGGCGGCGGAGTTCTACTCGGGCCAGGCGGACTGGTCGGCGATCGCGACCCTCAAGCAGGCCGTCACGAGCATCCCGGTGCTCGGCAACGGCGACATCTGGTCCGCGGCCGACGCCGAGCGGATGATGGCCGAGACCGGCTGCGACGGCGTCGTCGTCGGGCGCGGGTGCCTCGGCCGCCCGTGGCTGTTCGGCGACCTCGCCCGCACCCTCGGTGCCCTCGGTGCCGCCCCGGGCGAGCCCGTCGACGCGACGCTGGGCTTCGTCGCCCGCGCGTTCCGGCGCCACGCCGAGCTGCTGGTGGAGTTCTTCGACGACGAGGGCCGCGGCTGCCGCGACATCCGCAAGCACGTCGCGTGGTACTTCAAGGGCTACCCCGTCGGCGGCGACACGCGAGCGCGTCTGGCGACCGCATCGAGCCTGGCCGAGATCGACGAGATCCTGGCCACGCTCGACCTCGACGCGCCGTACCCCGGTGCTGCGGCCGAAGGCCAGCGCGGACGCGCCGGCACGCCCAAGCGCCCGGCGCTCCCGCACGGGTGGCTGGAGTCGCGCGACCTGGGCGCGGAGGCGTCGACGGCCATGTGCGAGGCGGAGCTCGACCACAGTGGCGGGTGA
- the dnaG gene encoding DNA primase yields the protein MPGRIRQADVEEVKARTDIADIIGERVALKPAGVGSMKGLCPFHDERSPSFNVRPQAGFYHCFGCGESGDVYSFLRAMDHVTFTEAVERLAGRIGYTLNYEDGGAAPDGTGRARLYAANSAAAEFYRGQLSSPEAETARRFLGERGFDAGAAAHFGVGYAPKGWSALHTALRGQGFSDEELSAAGLVSQGQRGVYDRFRGRVIWPIRDVTGQVIGFGARRLYDDDKGPKYLNTPETTIYRKAQVLYGLDLAKRAVSREHRVVVVEGYTDVMACHLAGVTTAIATCGTAFGSDHITVLRRVMGDDSAAGEVVFTFDPDAAGQKAALRAFADAKRFNAQTYVATGPEGLDPCDLRLARGDAAVRGLVEQKTPMVEFVLDQRISGYDLASVEGRVGALRQSAPVVAELRDPLLQPEYVRVLARRLGMDTEDVRREVERAGRAENRRPAPTPRPGPDEPAPEPVARVTLAGLPRTAEVSLERDALMGFLQFGHRLDRELVSRALAHPFRHPALEAVRRAVADAGDLERAGWATEAVAAVREPYRSLGGELLAADFPALTDAEAVASTADLARRLLLRALDSEKSELLGAVQRVPADSEEGRRIRVRLRQLDQERQQIIADR from the coding sequence ATGCCGGGCCGGATACGCCAGGCCGATGTCGAAGAGGTCAAGGCCCGCACCGACATCGCCGACATCATCGGCGAGCGTGTCGCGCTCAAGCCCGCCGGCGTCGGGTCGATGAAGGGACTGTGCCCGTTCCACGACGAGCGCAGCCCGAGCTTCAACGTCCGTCCGCAGGCCGGCTTCTACCACTGCTTCGGCTGCGGTGAATCCGGCGACGTCTACTCGTTCCTGCGGGCGATGGACCACGTGACCTTCACCGAGGCCGTCGAGAGGCTCGCCGGGCGCATCGGCTACACGCTCAACTACGAGGACGGGGGAGCGGCCCCGGACGGCACCGGTCGCGCCCGTCTGTACGCGGCGAACTCCGCCGCGGCGGAGTTCTACCGCGGTCAGCTGTCGTCGCCCGAGGCCGAGACCGCGCGCCGGTTCCTGGGCGAACGCGGCTTCGACGCCGGCGCGGCCGCGCATTTCGGCGTCGGCTACGCGCCCAAGGGCTGGTCGGCCCTCCACACGGCGCTGCGCGGCCAGGGGTTCTCCGACGAGGAGCTCAGCGCGGCCGGGCTCGTGTCGCAGGGTCAGCGCGGCGTGTACGACCGCTTCCGCGGTCGTGTGATCTGGCCGATCCGCGACGTGACGGGTCAGGTGATCGGCTTCGGCGCTCGGCGTCTGTACGACGACGACAAGGGTCCGAAGTACCTCAACACCCCCGAGACCACGATCTACCGCAAGGCCCAGGTGCTGTACGGGCTCGATCTCGCCAAGCGCGCGGTCTCACGGGAGCACCGCGTCGTGGTCGTCGAAGGCTACACCGATGTCATGGCCTGCCACCTGGCCGGCGTGACCACCGCCATCGCGACGTGCGGCACGGCGTTCGGGTCCGACCACATCACTGTGCTGCGCCGCGTCATGGGGGACGATTCCGCCGCGGGCGAGGTCGTGTTCACGTTCGACCCGGATGCGGCGGGCCAGAAGGCGGCGCTGCGGGCGTTCGCCGATGCCAAGCGGTTCAATGCGCAGACGTATGTCGCGACCGGGCCCGAGGGCCTGGACCCGTGCGATCTGCGTCTCGCCCGCGGCGACGCGGCGGTGCGCGGTCTTGTGGAGCAGAAGACCCCGATGGTCGAGTTCGTGCTCGATCAGCGCATCAGCGGGTACGACCTCGCGAGCGTCGAGGGCCGTGTCGGCGCTCTGCGGCAGTCCGCGCCCGTCGTGGCCGAGCTGCGTGATCCGCTGCTGCAGCCGGAGTACGTCCGCGTCCTTGCGCGGCGCCTGGGCATGGACACCGAGGACGTGCGTCGCGAGGTGGAGAGGGCTGGCCGCGCCGAGAACCGACGTCCGGCACCCACGCCGCGTCCGGGACCGGACGAGCCCGCTCCCGAGCCTGTGGCGCGGGTGACCCTCGCGGGGCTCCCGCGCACGGCCGAGGTCTCGCTCGAGCGCGACGCGCTCATGGGCTTCCTGCAGTTCGGACACCGGCTCGACCGGGAGCTGGTGAGTCGTGCGCTGGCGCACCCCTTCCGTCATCCCGCACTCGAGGCCGTCCGTCGGGCGGTCGCCGACGCGGGCGACCTGGAGCGCGCGGGCTGGGCCACCGAGGCGGTCGCCGCCGTGCGTGAACCGTATCGGTCGCTGGGCGGCGAGCTGCTGGCTGCGGACTTCCCGGCGCTCACCGACGCCGAGGCGGTGGCCTCGACGGCGGATCTCGCGCGACGGCTGCTGCTGCGCGCTCTCGACTCCGAGAAGTCCGAACTGCTCGGCGCGGTGCAGCGCGTGCCCGCCGACTCCGAGGAGGGGCGCCGGATCCGGGTGCGTCTGCGGCAGCTCGACCAGGAGCGCCAGCAGATCATCGCCGACCGCTGA